The sequence TTATAACCGTagctatatatagcgacggttcttTCTAAACTgttgctaattttaaatcggcgacggctttattataactgtcgctaaaattagcgacggttcgacaaaaatcgtcgcaaatatTAGCGATAGTTTTTACCAAATCGTCACTAAATTTAAATCGACAACGATTTTGCTTAAAattgtcgctaaaattagcgacggttatacataaaccgtcgcaagTTTTCCTTAAAACCGtcgtaaaatttaatattaacaaaattttataaaaaaatcagaatattgcaaaagacaacggtttaaaaaaccgttgtcgtagaactaaaaaaatcagttgaaagacaacggtttgtttaaaccgttgtctttgaccctttacaaaatacatatagacaacggtttttaaaaatcgttgtcgtagctttaaaaaaaacgctaatagacaacggtttttaaaaaccgttgtcgtagcccaaaaagtacgctcatagacaacggtttttaaaaatcgttgtcgtagctttaaaaaaaacgctaatagtcaacggtttttaaaaaccgttgttgtagatatatcaaagacaacggttttaaagaaattgttgTCTATGAGTGgattttttaggctacgacaatggttttgttaaaactgttgttaaaagtaaaaagacaacggttttaataaaaaccgttgtctttgatgtgttgttgaacctttattttcttgtagtggagacctaatgattttattaatcttaataaatctaattaattatttaaaaatctaggcttaattaagcccattaattaagTTTTTAGGAaacttttttaaattctttttaaaagagTCCTACACACACCTAGAcacctaaacacacacacaccccctacacacacacacaattcacgTAAATTGAAGGAATTGAAGGAGGGAATAGGATGTGACTTGGGTTCCTTGGCAAGTGAAGTTTTCAATTTATTTCTCCTTCGTTCTTCGATTCTCTTTCTCGTTTTTCCTTCCAGCAATGATCACCGACTCCCGTGCATCCCAAGGTGGGTTTTTGGTGGGGTTTTGACAAGATAAAAGGGTAGAAGAAAATAGAAATCGTCCTCCGTTCATCACCGACTTCCACCGCTTCGGTATTCatatttcgagcgttttaaacgcaaagacacgtttttaaaccttctttttgcaccattcaaatcatattatgtgtgtttaatcatgtttgcatgaaaaatatgatacactttgtatattttcgtttttatggaaTAACATAAacaaaacttgagtttttgtgtttctaAACTCATGACTATGATGCATAAAGTGGCTGCTATGGTAGGGCCATGGGAAAGGACGATTTTCAAGAGTCATAACGCATGTGCCTAGTGCCCGTctccatgggccatgtggagctgaagactaaTTAGTCTACTAGAGGAtaaaaagctagtcacttttgAGCTTCACCCGAAATGATAAAGGATGCAAAGCTTTACGATtatatgattttaagatttacgatttatttatgcttaaaattatttttaataaaagtatgattttaatgcttgtgattgtatatgtattatttgctactcatatttagaacgtgttgagtcattagactcacttggtttgaatgttgcaggagttgatgatattgagggaggcgctgacgcttgagtggatcgagtccgtcagtacactcccgagagacatttattttccgcattagcttgatagataaaagatttaaaagattattgttaaagaatttattagagatttttatgctttattttgatgtttgttgttctttttaaaggtcgacttaggatttttggttagttgacgatttagggatttttatgcatttgaggttttaaatgttaaattattatgatttatggaaatgttaagttattttaattagaaattttcgagcttatgatatatatatatattaaaaaaaagtagaggACGTTTCAATCATACCATATTATGGATGtatatttgcatgaaaaatatgttgccttgcatttatttttgtttttatgccaTGCTATGTCCAAAACTCGTGATTTCATGATCCAAAACTTGTGTTAATGatgcatgaaggggctgccatcatAGGGCTAGGGGAATGGATGAGTTTAAGAAGGTTTAAGGTCCTAGACAAGTTAACACAAGGGCGGGACATGAAAGAGGAAGGGGTTGCTCGAAAATAGGACTCCTATGGGACAAGGACTCTTTGACTAGAAGTATTCTAGAGTCACGGCTACTAGATGCAGTTAGGGTGTGTCCAGTAGGCTTAAGAGGGCTGCATgatggtcctagggtggctacaCAAGGGCTGGTTCGAGGAGCAATGGCGATCGTGAGGCTTGGGGGAAAGCTGCGCGCGCGCACGCAATCGGGCTGAGGGGCTGGGCCCCTAGGTCCTTTAGGCTCGGTCCAATAAGGTCTGTAGGGGTCCAGTAAGGTCATAGGGTCGATGGTTAGGAGCTGGTCACGACGGTTGGGGCCTAGAGCGAAGGGATGCATGGCTTGATCACactaggattttcgaaaataaggaaaAGGTTTAGTAGCTGTTCTAGGCTTGTTCATGGGTCTTGATTGGGTTGGTTTGGGTTGAATATGGTTTATTTAGGTTTCATTAAGCTTTAGTTCAAATTTGGGAAAGTTtagttaagtttcgagtccgtacgagtcaaaaccgggatgtacgtctaagtttaaaaacgaattaaGAAATTAGTCGAGAAGCCTAAGTTTACgactaagaaatatttataggtgtattttaaagtgatatgttaagtttgaaatgatttgggacgtcgtttcgaggtctagggataattatggaaaattagggatttaggggcaaaacggtcattttatacCTGAAAAATGTTGGACGTCccggcagtgccctgaatgttgtaaataatgttaatatgtttattttaaaatttatgaaatgttatgatgaaatgttaatgctaaaagatatgttgcattcttggtttaaaagaaaaatgatttatatgtgcattaatttatataagtgatggaaatatgaaaagttgaagcaggtgaattgattgtgagtaatacgatgatacgatgatatgtaaggctaAGCTTCAGTTTACGGGTGAAAGTGTCTCTGATGTTCCCGCCGTCTGGTACTGTGGTAATACGTAAATGGATCTATCGATCTACAGCTAATACTAAAGTCACAATTAAGGATCTGaatttaaaaaaaggaaaacatatacgtatatgatgaaatgaaatatgatatgagatgatgaaaggaaaatgttaaggtttatgttcatgaaaaattattttaagtaaaagtattttcattaaTGATCGTGAATGTATATgcattacttgttatcatgattaaggtttgctgagtcaatagacttacttggtgtgatcgatgcagatgaacatgatattgatgttaatggaggtcttgatggttgatcttgctggactgaaggtgcacacaacctgaGGACCAGCTCTAGTTTTCCgcaattaaattaagtttatgatttacgttactttaaagatttttatgagttatgaatgcttttgagtgggttttgagaggatgttagagttacatttatttttgaaataatgttagttttaggttggttgacgtattacgattttattctttgaattactttttctttggattttcaaataatagttggttgatttattttaaatagtgtaaaagtactttaaaaatacatatgtaTGTATTGAGTAAATTCGGCCGAATGCCttcgtgaaaaaaaaaatagtactttttaaaaaaacgagtagtagacgtttcatatTAATACAATATTTGCATAAACATTtgagttttcaaaaatcatatattagtatcatatttgaaaaaattggtgcttcaatatcatatattagtataatattttcaatgttgTGTACCgaattttatatgaaaaaatatatatgaacttCGAGAGTGCTGAAATATGgtgaaaaatatatacattccaagagtacaaaaatattttctcctaATGAGAGAGTGAAATACTGAAATATATATTCTTTCTGACATGGgctgaaattaaatttaagataataatttaatataattaatttaaattaagtgCTGAAATGCGCGATAGTGGAAGCGTGAATTGAAATTAAAGTTAAGAtagtaatttaaataatataagtgCTGAATGCGCGAGAGTAGTGTGGATTGAAGTGCGGAAAATATGCAGAGTAGCCGCAAGAGAAAACAGATCAGCGGCCGATCCTCCATCAAACCTCCCAGGACCACCGCGGGCTGCCGCAGGAGGCCCACCGAAGACCCGTATTCGGATTACCCGAGACCCACCGCCGAGGAATGCCGCTCCGTGCGAGATGATCTATTTTCTCTCCGCGGATTTCCCCAGGAGTTCGTTAAATATCGTGAGCAAAGATTACAGATGGCTTTGAGGGAGTCTCAGTTTTTGACTAATGGCGGAGATTGTGGTGAAAAGGAGAGTGTTTTGGATGGTTTGATTAGGACTGTACTGTCACAGAACACTACCGAAGTTAATTCGGAAAGGGCTTTTGGTAATCTCAAATGTGCTTTCCCTACCTGGGAACAGGTAAAGATTCTCTTTTCTAATTTTTTGGTTGCGTTGttcgaaattttatttttttgtgtgtttcttTGTGTGCATGCATTTGAGATGATTTTGATTAATTGGCTTTCTCTGGGTCGTTGGTCAGTGTTAATGCAGCTAAATATTTCTGGTGTTGTTTATCTATCTTTCTTGTTTATCTTTTTCGAGGTTGTATTTCATTGGTTTTCATACTGTTCTGTGAGCTCTAATTCATGTGCATTAAATAAGATGTGTAGTGTCAATCCATATGAAATTCGACTTTAAAGATGTTGGTTTGCTAAACTCACCAAGCGATCTCAAATTTCCTTATGTAAGTCAATTGATTATTCATGAATGATTTATTTGTAGACAAACTAATAAAGAAGTGCACAGTTAAATATACGCACTTTATATATGATCTTATGCACTGTATCTATATTTGAGCTTGATTATCTGAATTCATAGATTTGTTGTAAGCTTATGTGAATTGTTAATTGATTGATCTCCAGTATGTGACCTCCTGTTATGCATGGTCCGACAAATATTTAAGGTTCTTGCAGCTGAGTCAAAAGGCATCGAGGATGCTATAAGATGTGGAGGTTTAGCGCCTACAAAGTCTTCTTGTATTAAGAATTTGTTAAATTGCTTGCTTCAGCAGAAAGGAAAGTTGTGCATGGAGTACTTGAGAGAATTGTCAGTCGAAGCAATCAAGGCAGAACTCTCTCATTTCAAAGGAATAGGTCCCAAGACGGTAAACTTATGAAATCCgtattcttatttttttcctttttatgttATTGAATTGAATTTTGCTCATTGATTAGACTGAATGGGAGTTTTGTTCGTGGCAAGCTGGGAGTACTGTTGGGGGTTGCTCCCCTCTATCTTACATTTCTGTAGATACATTCAAGTTTTTCTGTAGTACATAACAAAAAAAGTGATATTTTGTTCCCCAATTTCTGAAAGACTTGTAGTTTTGAATTTCAACCCCCCTTCCAAGCATAAACTTTTCCCTGCTCAACAGAGTTGAAGATTACATGACTTTGATTTCCTTTAagcattatattatatattgccTATATTTAGATTCAACCGAGGGTGAAGAGCCTGTGTTCTAAATGTGAATTTAACTCGACACAATGGAAAGCCTCTGGCTTGTTGATTTTCAGTGTTTTCCCTTTCCACTAATTAAGACTGGCCTCTTCTTTTTCTTTAGAATCAGATTTTTGCCTTCATAT comes from Primulina huaijiensis isolate GDHJ02 chromosome 5, ASM1229523v2, whole genome shotgun sequence and encodes:
- the LOC140977527 gene encoding putative DNA glycosylase At3g47830 isoform X2, with the protein product MQSSRKRKQISGRSSIKPPRTTAGCRRRPTEDPYSDYPRPTAEECRSVRDDLFSLRGFPQEFVKYREQRLQMALRESQFLTNGGDCGEKESVLDGLIRTVLSQNTTEVNSERAFGNLKCAFPTWEQVLAAESKGIEDAIRCGGLAPTKSSCIKNLLNCLLQQKGKLCMEYLRELSVEAIKAELSHFKGIGPKTVACVLMFQLQKDDFPVDTHVSKVNVVVSMDATVQDIKKTYLHLNQRIPDELKFDLNCLLYTHGKACKRCSNRNVGGLENETGEGHCPLLAYHTHHAPEK
- the LOC140977527 gene encoding putative DNA glycosylase At3g47830 isoform X1, whose translation is MQSSRKRKQISGRSSIKPPRTTAGCRRRPTEDPYSDYPRPTAEECRSVRDDLFSLRGFPQEFVKYREQRLQMALRESQFLTNGGDCGEKESVLDGLIRTVLSQNTTEVNSERAFGNLKCAFPTWEQVLAAESKGIEDAIRCGGLAPTKSSCIKNLLNCLLQQKGKLCMEYLRELSVEAIKAELSHFKGIGPKTVACVLMFQLQKDDFPVDTHIFQISKTMGWVPASADIKKTYLHLNQRIPDELKFDLNCLLYTHGKACKRCSNRNVGGLENETGEGHCPLLAYHTHHAPEK